In a single window of the Penaeus monodon isolate SGIC_2016 chromosome 3, NSTDA_Pmon_1, whole genome shotgun sequence genome:
- the LOC119596541 gene encoding endoribonuclease Dicer homolog 3a-like — MQYGEIYSTDSDSFRWRTAHVPFRASACAGDHESILFPLFRTSLTSVTAETEAMDASKDEAAADFCPRSYQLELFNCALKKNSILVLGTGSGKTFISILLIKELGHQIRESLKGGSKRTVFVVNTVPLA; from the exons ATGCAGTATGGTGAAATCTACTCAACGGATTCAGACAGTTTTCGTTGGAGGACAGCACACGTACCTTTCAGAGCGTCAGCATGTGCGGGGGACCATGAAagcatcctctttcctctcttcaggACGTCTCTGACGTCGGTAACAGCAGAAACAGAAGCCATGGATGCTTCTAAG GATGAAGCTGCCGCTGACTTTTGCCCTCGGTCATATCAGCTGGAGCTATTCAACTGTGCCCTAAAGAAGAACTCTATACTTGTCCTTGGCACTGGGTCAGGCAAAACTTTCATCTCAATCCTGCTAATCAAAGAGCTAGGGCATCAG ATTCGAGAGTCCCTTAAAGGAGGAAGCAAAAGAACTGTGTTTGTGGTGAACACAGTACCACTTGCATAG